From a region of the Labilithrix sp. genome:
- a CDS encoding tetratricopeptide repeat protein, translated as MRRAVVVLAGVLIACKEPEAPPATPVAAVPAQPPPPSVTAPAPVATPPPPPPVETFPPPKPTTIPLGKTGDPSLDATLSEGDKAFETGDLAKALAQYEAAKKAAPKRAAPLVGIARVKVAKASPSLAYAAAEKNADVAAAAKDLKRAAEMEPNFGAAHVEHGRALLLLGDGPGAEVALRKGVKLLEADAEAHSALGVALLANGKSEDAVVELTKAKELDPGSSARRGNLGTVLFMRGRVQEAIKEYEAETKIDPNDAHARSDLGTAYLASNDFQRAVPELRRAIELDPKRATFRSNLGYALQLQGKTSEAIAEYREALKLDPKLASAWINLATALARDPKTRGEARAALEKARAIDPADPRVKANLEELDALEKGGATSK; from the coding sequence ATGAGACGCGCGGTCGTCGTACTCGCCGGGGTCCTGATCGCGTGCAAGGAGCCGGAGGCGCCGCCGGCCACGCCCGTCGCCGCCGTTCCGGCGCAGCCTCCTCCACCGTCGGTCACCGCGCCCGCGCCCGTCGCCACGCCTCCACCGCCGCCGCCGGTCGAGACGTTCCCGCCGCCGAAGCCGACGACGATCCCGCTCGGCAAGACCGGCGACCCGAGCCTCGACGCGACGCTCTCCGAAGGCGACAAGGCGTTCGAGACCGGCGACCTCGCGAAGGCGCTCGCCCAGTACGAGGCGGCGAAGAAGGCGGCGCCGAAGCGCGCGGCGCCGCTCGTCGGCATCGCGCGCGTGAAGGTCGCGAAGGCGAGCCCGAGCCTCGCGTACGCGGCGGCGGAGAAGAACGCGGACGTCGCGGCGGCGGCGAAGGACCTGAAGCGCGCGGCGGAGATGGAGCCCAACTTCGGCGCCGCGCACGTCGAGCACGGGCGCGCGCTCCTCCTCCTCGGTGACGGCCCCGGCGCGGAGGTCGCGCTCCGAAAAGGAGTGAAGCTCCTCGAGGCCGACGCGGAGGCGCACTCGGCGCTCGGCGTCGCGCTCCTCGCGAACGGGAAGTCGGAGGACGCGGTCGTCGAGCTCACGAAGGCGAAGGAGCTCGATCCCGGGAGCTCCGCGCGGCGCGGCAACCTCGGCACCGTCCTCTTCATGCGCGGTCGCGTGCAGGAGGCGATCAAGGAGTACGAGGCGGAGACGAAGATCGATCCCAACGACGCGCACGCGCGCTCGGACCTCGGCACCGCGTACCTCGCGTCGAACGACTTCCAGCGCGCGGTGCCGGAGCTGCGGCGCGCGATCGAGCTCGATCCGAAGCGCGCCACGTTCCGCTCGAACCTCGGCTACGCGCTCCAGCTGCAAGGGAAGACGAGCGAGGCGATCGCCGAGTACCGAGAGGCGCTCAAGCTCGATCCGAAGCTCGCGAGCGCGTGGATCAACCTCGCGACCGCGCTCGCGCGCGATCCGAAGACGCGCGGCGAAGCCCGCGCCGCGCTCGAGAAGGCGCGCGCGATCGACCCCGCCGATCCGCGGGTGAAGGCGAACCTCGAAGAGCTCGACGCGCTCGAGAAGGGCGGCGCGACCTCGAAATAA
- a CDS encoding DUF444 family protein, producing MSLKIDQDHSRFRAIVRGKIRQNLRKYISQGELIGRKGKDLVSIPIPQIDIPRFRFGDKQQGGAGQGDGEPGDPIGGGQDGEEGGEGKQAGQGEGEHSLEVDVTLDELAAILGEELELPDIQDKGKSKIINAKDRYTGIRRVGPESLRHFRRTYREALKRQISVGSYVPDKPVIVPIPDDKRYRSWKTQQEPVANAVIIYMMDVSGSMGDEQKEIVRIESFWIDTWLSKQYKGLESRYIIHDAVAREVDRDTFFHTRESGGTMISSAYKLCSQLIDDHYPPDEWNIYPFHFSDGDNWSMDDTLSCVDILKQKLLPRANMFAYGQVESPYGSGQFIKDLREHFGKDDRVITSEIRDKDAIVGSIKEFLGKGN from the coding sequence ATGTCGCTGAAGATCGACCAGGATCACTCACGCTTCCGCGCGATCGTCCGCGGCAAGATCAGGCAGAACCTCCGGAAGTACATCTCGCAGGGCGAGCTCATCGGGCGGAAGGGCAAGGACCTCGTCTCGATCCCGATCCCCCAGATCGACATCCCGCGCTTCCGCTTCGGCGACAAGCAGCAGGGTGGGGCGGGGCAGGGCGACGGCGAGCCCGGCGATCCGATCGGCGGCGGTCAGGACGGCGAGGAGGGCGGCGAGGGCAAGCAGGCGGGGCAGGGCGAGGGGGAGCACTCGCTCGAGGTCGACGTCACGCTCGACGAGCTCGCCGCGATCCTCGGCGAAGAGCTCGAGCTCCCCGACATCCAGGACAAGGGCAAGAGCAAGATCATCAACGCGAAGGACCGCTACACCGGCATCCGCCGCGTCGGCCCCGAGTCGCTCCGCCACTTCCGGCGGACCTACCGCGAGGCGCTCAAGCGGCAGATCTCGGTCGGCTCCTACGTCCCCGACAAGCCCGTCATCGTCCCGATCCCGGACGACAAGCGCTACCGGAGCTGGAAGACGCAGCAGGAGCCGGTCGCGAACGCGGTCATCATCTACATGATGGACGTCTCCGGCTCGATGGGCGACGAGCAGAAGGAGATCGTCCGCATCGAGAGCTTCTGGATCGATACGTGGCTGTCGAAGCAGTACAAGGGCCTCGAGAGCCGCTACATCATCCACGACGCGGTCGCGCGCGAGGTCGATCGCGACACGTTCTTCCACACCCGCGAGTCGGGCGGCACGATGATCTCGAGCGCGTACAAGCTCTGCTCGCAGCTCATCGACGACCACTACCCGCCGGACGAGTGGAACATCTATCCGTTCCACTTCTCCGACGGCGACAACTGGTCGATGGACGACACGCTCTCGTGCGTCGACATCCTCAAGCAGAAGCTCCTCCCGCGCGCGAACATGTTCGCTTACGGCCAGGTCGAGAGCCCGTACGGCTCGGGTCAGTTCATCAAGGACCTGCGCGAACACTTCGGAAAAGACGACCGCGTCATCACGAGCGAAATCCGCGACAAAGACGCTATCGTCGGAAGCATCAAAGAGTTCCTCGGGAAGGGGAACTGA
- a CDS encoding cold shock domain-containing protein: MAVGKVKWFNDEKGWGFIKQDSGPDVFVHYSQISGDGRRRLFEDETVEFEIKEGPKGLQAINVLRQGGAPAMG, translated from the coding sequence ATGGCAGTGGGCAAGGTGAAGTGGTTCAACGACGAGAAGGGCTGGGGGTTCATCAAGCAGGACAGCGGCCCCGATGTCTTCGTTCACTACTCGCAGATCTCCGGTGACGGCCGCCGTCGCCTCTTCGAGGACGAGACCGTCGAGTTCGAGATCAAGGAGGGGCCGAAGGGCCTCCAGGCGATCAACGTGCTCCGCCAGGGTGGCGCGCCCGCGATGGGCTGA
- a CDS encoding SpoVR family protein, protein MSEFALKTALPQYLVKEQERIAKIAEGEGLDFFPTVFEILTYDQMNEIAAYSGFPNRFPHWRYGMEYERLSKSYEYGLSKIYEMVINNNPSYAYLLEGNSLVDQKMVMAHVYGHVDFFKNNFTFRATDLDTGGRTTDPATRPKDYDPNRRWIDKMANHGARVRRHVARLGINKVEDFIDQCLSLENLIDPHAAFHGRRAQRDPDEEDKATEIPRLKSKDYMESFINPEEFLEEQRQKIEAEKEREKKFPAHPERDILKFLLENAPLERWERDILEIIREEALYFVPQMQTKVMNEGWASYWHSKLMTTKGILDASEIIDYAENNAGVMGTSGGRLNPYKLGVELYRNVEERWDKGQFGKEWEECDDLDAKKHWNLRLGLGKKKIFEVRALYNDVTFIDEFLTPDFCREQKLFSFAYSNRNERFEIESREFKQVKEKLLFQLTNAGNPFLYVEDANYDNRGELLIRHDHQGLDLKADYARECMKSLVRVWKRPVNLLTIVEGKQVMVRYDGREHSTRHMRP, encoded by the coding sequence ATGAGCGAGTTCGCGCTGAAGACGGCGCTCCCGCAGTATCTCGTCAAGGAGCAGGAACGCATCGCGAAGATCGCGGAGGGTGAAGGCCTCGACTTCTTCCCGACCGTCTTCGAGATCCTCACCTACGACCAGATGAACGAGATCGCGGCGTACAGCGGCTTCCCGAACCGCTTCCCGCACTGGCGCTACGGCATGGAGTACGAGCGCCTCTCGAAGAGCTACGAGTACGGCCTCTCGAAGATTTACGAGATGGTCATCAACAACAACCCTTCGTACGCGTACCTGCTCGAAGGCAACTCGCTCGTCGATCAGAAGATGGTCATGGCCCACGTCTACGGGCACGTCGACTTCTTCAAGAACAACTTCACGTTCCGCGCGACGGACCTCGACACCGGCGGCCGCACGACCGATCCCGCGACGCGCCCGAAGGACTACGACCCGAACCGCCGCTGGATCGACAAGATGGCGAACCACGGCGCGCGCGTCCGCCGCCACGTCGCGCGCCTCGGCATCAACAAGGTCGAGGACTTCATCGACCAGTGCCTCTCGCTCGAGAACCTGATCGATCCGCACGCCGCCTTCCACGGCCGCCGCGCGCAGCGCGACCCGGACGAGGAGGACAAGGCGACGGAGATCCCGCGCCTCAAGTCGAAGGACTACATGGAGTCCTTCATCAACCCGGAGGAGTTCCTCGAGGAGCAGCGCCAGAAGATCGAGGCCGAGAAGGAGCGCGAGAAGAAATTCCCCGCCCACCCCGAGCGCGACATCCTGAAGTTCCTCCTCGAGAACGCCCCCCTCGAGCGCTGGGAACGCGACATCCTCGAGATCATCCGCGAGGAGGCGCTGTACTTCGTCCCGCAGATGCAAACGAAGGTCATGAACGAAGGCTGGGCCTCGTACTGGCACTCGAAGCTGATGACGACGAAGGGCATCCTCGATGCCTCCGAGATCATCGACTACGCCGAGAACAACGCCGGTGTCATGGGGACGAGCGGGGGGCGGCTCAACCCCTACAAGCTCGGGGTCGAGCTCTATCGCAACGTCGAGGAGCGGTGGGACAAGGGGCAGTTCGGCAAGGAGTGGGAGGAGTGTGACGACCTCGACGCGAAGAAGCACTGGAACCTCCGCCTCGGGCTCGGGAAGAAGAAGATCTTCGAGGTGCGTGCGCTCTACAACGACGTCACGTTCATCGACGAGTTCCTCACGCCCGACTTCTGTCGCGAGCAGAAGCTCTTCTCGTTCGCGTACTCGAACCGCAACGAGCGCTTCGAGATCGAGTCGCGCGAGTTCAAGCAGGTGAAGGAGAAGCTCCTCTTCCAGCTCACGAACGCGGGCAACCCGTTCCTCTACGTCGAGGACGCGAACTACGACAACCGCGGCGAGCTCCTCATCCGCCACGACCACCAGGGCCTCGACCTCAAGGCCGACTACGCCCGCGAATGCATGAAGAGCCTCGTCCGCGTCTGGAAGCGGCCGGTGAACCTCCTCACCATCGTCGAGGGCAAGCAGGTCATGGTCCGCTACGACGGACGAGAGCACTCGACGCGGCACATGCGCCCCTGA
- a CDS encoding peptidase S8: MTKRSLLLASSSLGLLLAIPGHAAAAPSNPFDPPLRDLVPTAAVVDAPDFIPGEIVVDVKDDLSDAEIEALGRELHVSLRDNSPGVKDDGNIEIADVAPGEMAAVMARLAADPRVEGVEPAAVAQMYWAPNDPKYSEQWHMTRAGAETAWEYACGQGVTVAVVDTGVACYDEGGFMKGTDLAGTTCVGGYNFVGKNEIAADDQGHGTHVAGTIAQTTNNGIGVAGLAHCAKLMPVKVLSARGWGTMADVAEGIRWAADHGAQVINLSLGSSQKSPVVEKAVTHAYKKGVIVVAAAGNSGRSVGYPAGYPGVIAVSATDKNDNIAWFSSRGPEVAIGAPGVGVTQQTICESGKNKCEVWGTFNGTSMASPHVAGAAALLVGQGVTDPDAVKATLQGTATPKEDKNLFGAGILEAGKATQKTHWAHVVIRLAALAAIAAVVVRRIKQKGGKLEKGSGKVAGALLGSVGLLPFLPLVGIPARIGGARVFAELAMKPLGEWTLLLSPAIHKWLPLASALPVFALTALMFGNKHLRPVIGGLALGTAALCAQIGISGETWFAMGPFMLRVWCAVNVVLCMALARLALDAKKA, translated from the coding sequence ATGACCAAGCGTTCGCTGCTTCTCGCGTCCTCCTCCCTCGGCCTGCTCCTGGCGATCCCCGGGCACGCCGCCGCCGCGCCGTCCAATCCCTTCGATCCTCCGCTCCGCGATCTCGTCCCCACCGCCGCGGTGGTCGACGCGCCGGACTTCATCCCCGGCGAGATCGTCGTCGACGTGAAGGACGACCTGTCCGACGCCGAGATCGAGGCGCTCGGTCGCGAGCTCCACGTCTCGCTCCGCGACAACAGCCCAGGCGTGAAGGACGACGGCAACATCGAGATCGCCGACGTCGCGCCGGGCGAGATGGCCGCGGTCATGGCCCGCCTCGCCGCGGACCCGCGCGTCGAGGGCGTCGAGCCGGCCGCGGTCGCGCAGATGTACTGGGCGCCGAACGATCCGAAGTACTCCGAGCAGTGGCACATGACGCGCGCCGGCGCCGAGACGGCCTGGGAGTACGCGTGCGGGCAGGGCGTCACGGTCGCGGTCGTCGACACCGGCGTCGCCTGTTACGACGAGGGCGGCTTCATGAAGGGCACCGACCTCGCGGGGACGACCTGCGTCGGCGGCTACAACTTCGTCGGCAAGAACGAGATCGCGGCGGACGATCAGGGGCACGGCACGCACGTCGCCGGCACCATCGCGCAGACGACGAACAACGGCATCGGCGTCGCGGGCCTCGCGCACTGCGCGAAGCTGATGCCGGTGAAGGTCCTCTCCGCGCGCGGCTGGGGCACGATGGCGGACGTCGCGGAGGGGATCCGCTGGGCCGCCGATCACGGCGCGCAGGTCATCAACCTGTCGCTCGGCTCCTCGCAGAAGAGCCCCGTCGTCGAGAAGGCCGTCACGCACGCGTACAAGAAGGGCGTCATCGTCGTCGCCGCGGCGGGCAACTCGGGCCGCTCGGTCGGCTACCCGGCGGGATACCCGGGCGTCATCGCGGTGAGCGCGACGGACAAGAACGACAACATCGCGTGGTTCTCCTCGCGTGGACCCGAGGTCGCGATCGGCGCGCCCGGCGTCGGCGTCACGCAGCAGACGATCTGCGAGTCCGGCAAGAACAAGTGCGAGGTCTGGGGCACGTTCAACGGCACGAGCATGGCCTCGCCGCACGTCGCGGGCGCGGCGGCGCTCCTCGTCGGTCAGGGCGTGACGGATCCGGACGCGGTGAAGGCGACGCTCCAGGGCACCGCGACGCCGAAGGAGGACAAGAACCTCTTCGGCGCCGGCATCCTCGAGGCGGGCAAGGCCACGCAGAAGACCCACTGGGCTCACGTCGTCATCCGCCTCGCCGCGCTCGCCGCGATCGCGGCCGTCGTCGTGCGGCGCATCAAGCAGAAGGGCGGCAAGCTCGAGAAGGGCTCCGGCAAGGTCGCGGGAGCGCTCCTCGGCTCGGTCGGCCTCCTGCCGTTCCTCCCGCTCGTCGGCATCCCCGCTCGCATCGGCGGCGCGCGCGTCTTCGCGGAGCTCGCGATGAAGCCGCTCGGCGAGTGGACGCTCCTGCTCTCGCCCGCGATCCACAAGTGGCTCCCGCTCGCGAGCGCGCTCCCGGTCTTCGCGCTCACGGCGCTCATGTTCGGCAACAAGCACCTCCGGCCCGTCATCGGCGGCCTCGCGCTCGGCACCGCGGCGCTCTGCGCGCAGATCGGCATCTCGGGCGAGACCTGGTTCGCGATGGGCCCGTTCATGCTCCGCGTCTGGTGCGCGGTGAACGTCGTGCTTTGCATGGCGCTCGCGCGCCTCGCGCTCGACGCGAAGAAGGCCTGA
- a CDS encoding MFS transporter: MAARRTNRPLTVVALLLALFMAAMEMTVVSTAMPTVVAELGGALHYAWVFSAYMLTSTVTVPIHGKLADLYGRKPVLLASMAIFLVGSMASGQAHSMTALIAFRAVQGLGAGGLQPIAITVVGDIFDVEERAKMQGLFGAVWGIAGLAGPLLGGVIVAALSWRWVFYVNVPFGLLSAALLAGALHESIAKKDHALDVAGAVLLSLAIVALLLGVEGVAPWVLLPASVALAVAFVVVERRAKEAMLPPRLFRERVLAVSGVLSAVTGAAMIGIVTFVPLYAQGVLGASPTEAGATIAPMAVGWPIASAISGRLLARLGFRTLVRFGMFVVAASTVMFVVTVGRGATAGELRLGGIAFGVGMGFANTALVIAVQTSVSFSERGVATASTIFFRSIGGTVGVGVMGVVLARQLLATPEARAHGGAELVARILGPERKSVATEVLAAIAGDLSRGLLHITWIWGALGAAALVAAWAFPHVERKITPAKP, translated from the coding sequence ATGGCCGCTCGCCGTACGAACCGCCCGCTCACCGTCGTCGCGCTGCTGCTCGCGCTGTTCATGGCGGCGATGGAGATGACGGTCGTGTCCACCGCGATGCCGACCGTCGTCGCCGAGCTCGGCGGCGCCTTGCACTATGCATGGGTCTTCTCGGCCTACATGCTGACGTCGACGGTCACGGTGCCGATCCACGGCAAGCTCGCCGACCTCTACGGCCGCAAGCCGGTCCTCCTCGCCTCGATGGCGATCTTCCTCGTCGGCTCGATGGCGAGCGGGCAGGCCCACTCGATGACCGCGCTCATCGCCTTCCGCGCGGTGCAGGGGCTCGGCGCGGGCGGGCTCCAGCCGATCGCGATCACCGTCGTCGGGGACATCTTCGACGTCGAGGAGCGCGCGAAGATGCAGGGGCTCTTCGGCGCGGTCTGGGGGATCGCCGGCCTCGCCGGCCCGCTCCTCGGCGGCGTGATCGTCGCGGCGCTCTCGTGGCGCTGGGTGTTCTACGTCAACGTGCCGTTCGGGCTCCTCTCCGCCGCGCTCCTCGCCGGCGCGCTGCACGAGTCGATCGCGAAGAAGGACCACGCCCTCGACGTCGCCGGCGCGGTCTTGCTCTCGCTCGCGATCGTCGCGCTGCTCCTCGGGGTCGAGGGCGTCGCGCCGTGGGTCCTCCTCCCCGCGAGCGTCGCGCTCGCGGTCGCGTTCGTCGTCGTGGAGCGGCGCGCGAAGGAGGCGATGCTCCCGCCGCGCCTCTTCCGCGAACGCGTGCTCGCGGTCTCGGGCGTGCTGTCCGCCGTCACCGGCGCGGCGATGATCGGCATCGTCACGTTCGTCCCGCTCTACGCGCAGGGGGTGCTCGGCGCCTCGCCGACGGAGGCCGGCGCCACGATCGCGCCGATGGCGGTGGGCTGGCCGATCGCGAGCGCGATCTCGGGGCGGCTCCTCGCGCGGCTCGGCTTCCGCACGCTCGTGCGCTTCGGCATGTTCGTCGTCGCGGCGTCGACGGTGATGTTCGTCGTCACGGTCGGACGCGGCGCGACCGCGGGCGAGCTCCGCCTCGGCGGGATCGCGTTCGGCGTCGGGATGGGCTTCGCGAACACCGCGCTCGTCATCGCGGTGCAGACGAGCGTGAGCTTCTCGGAGCGCGGCGTCGCGACCGCGAGCACGATCTTCTTCCGAAGCATCGGCGGCACGGTGGGCGTCGGCGTGATGGGCGTCGTCCTCGCGCGCCAGCTCCTCGCGACGCCGGAGGCCCGCGCGCACGGCGGCGCGGAGCTCGTCGCGCGCATCCTCGGACCGGAGCGCAAGTCGGTCGCGACGGAGGTGCTCGCCGCGATCGCGGGCGACCTCTCGCGCGGCCTCCTCCACATCACCTGGATCTGGGGCGCGCTCGGGGCAGCGGCGCTCGTGGCGGCGTGGGCTTTCCCCCACGTCGAGCGGAAGATCACGCCGGCTAAGCCGTGA
- a CDS encoding metallophosphoesterase gives MRVAHFSDLHVLALDGVSRTRFLNKRFTGLVNLRLKREHKHRPAHVKAVARAVAEAKVDHVVITGDLTNLALEQEFEAVKRLVEEDLGVAPEDVTLVPGNHDLYTRGAMRARRFTRFFASYLESDLPELAAEIDLGRFPVVKLRGPLAIIGLSSAVPRPPLVASGELGQKQIEALARVLAHDEVKRRTPVLAFHHPIHNPPSRVKTLVEGLVDASDLGDAIAHVKRGLLLHGHLHRRVQRAWETKAGALQSVIATSASLHHEDEHRMAGFNLYSFNGAGDLEDIAAHVLVPKDGSFRVDSVPKWV, from the coding sequence ATGCGCGTCGCCCATTTCTCCGATCTCCACGTGCTCGCGCTCGACGGCGTGAGCCGCACGCGGTTCCTCAACAAGCGCTTCACCGGGCTCGTGAACCTCCGCCTGAAGCGGGAGCACAAGCATCGCCCCGCCCACGTGAAGGCGGTCGCGCGCGCGGTCGCGGAGGCGAAGGTCGATCACGTCGTCATCACCGGCGACCTCACGAACCTCGCGCTCGAGCAGGAGTTCGAGGCGGTGAAGCGCCTCGTCGAGGAGGACCTCGGCGTCGCGCCCGAGGACGTCACCCTCGTCCCCGGCAACCACGACCTCTACACGCGCGGCGCGATGAGGGCGCGGCGCTTCACGCGCTTCTTCGCGTCGTACCTCGAGAGCGACCTCCCCGAGCTCGCCGCGGAGATCGACCTCGGTCGCTTCCCGGTCGTGAAGCTCCGCGGCCCGCTCGCGATCATCGGGCTCTCGAGCGCGGTGCCGCGCCCGCCGCTCGTCGCGTCGGGCGAGCTCGGGCAAAAGCAGATCGAGGCGCTCGCGCGCGTCCTCGCGCACGACGAGGTGAAGCGGCGCACGCCCGTCCTCGCGTTCCACCACCCGATCCACAACCCGCCATCGAGGGTGAAGACGCTGGTCGAGGGGCTCGTCGACGCGAGCGACCTCGGCGACGCGATCGCGCACGTGAAGCGCGGCCTCCTCCTCCACGGGCACCTCCACCGCCGCGTGCAGCGCGCGTGGGAGACGAAGGCGGGCGCGCTCCAATCCGTCATCGCGACGAGCGCGTCGCTCCACCACGAGGACGAGCACCGGATGGCGGGCTTCAACCTCTACTCGTTCAACGGCGCCGGCGATCTCGAGGACATCGCCGCGCACGTCCTCGTCCCGAAGGACGGGAGCTTCCGCGTCGACTCCGTCCCGAAGTGGGTTTAA
- a CDS encoding cupin domain-containing protein — translation MKSCRVASIVAIGAVGAAGIVEACGGDRPAAPPVVAAPAAADKDKDKKEEDALEVAFFEGRTKLGGPPCSRLFIVAAKGTVTLADDVLKTGDVMIIQYPDDLYADADGLALRVVQPFACSLRDKPGPVVSLRRAHLARELTWAGGRMHAHLDVGADVSPDLYLGRLEGTAAVGEHRHETSAEILVAIEAAGTFTIDGKASRLGPRQIVTVPKDTPHAWTPDPGTNLVAVQLYAPPGPERRFLMLDAAERDAGAPKGWCDPPFAIDANGHRKYHVGCPGL, via the coding sequence GTGAAGAGCTGCCGCGTCGCTTCGATCGTCGCGATCGGCGCCGTCGGCGCGGCGGGGATCGTCGAAGCCTGCGGCGGCGATCGGCCGGCCGCGCCTCCGGTCGTGGCCGCGCCCGCGGCGGCGGACAAGGACAAGGACAAGAAGGAGGAGGACGCGCTCGAGGTCGCGTTCTTCGAGGGGCGCACGAAGCTCGGTGGTCCGCCGTGCAGCCGGCTCTTCATCGTCGCGGCGAAGGGGACGGTCACGCTCGCGGACGACGTGCTGAAGACGGGCGACGTGATGATCATCCAGTACCCGGACGATCTCTACGCCGACGCGGACGGCCTCGCGCTCCGCGTCGTGCAGCCGTTCGCGTGCTCGCTCCGCGACAAACCGGGGCCGGTCGTCTCGCTCCGCCGCGCCCATCTCGCGCGCGAGCTCACGTGGGCGGGCGGCCGGATGCACGCGCACCTCGACGTCGGCGCGGACGTCTCGCCGGACCTCTACCTCGGGCGGCTCGAAGGCACCGCCGCCGTCGGCGAGCATCGTCACGAGACGTCGGCGGAGATCCTCGTCGCGATCGAGGCGGCGGGCACGTTCACGATCGACGGCAAGGCGAGCCGCCTCGGCCCGCGCCAGATCGTGACGGTCCCGAAGGACACGCCGCACGCGTGGACGCCCGATCCCGGCACGAACCTCGTCGCGGTCCAGCTCTACGCGCCGCCGGGCCCCGAGCGTCGCTTCCTCATGCTCGACGCCGCCGAGCGCGACGCCGGAGCGCCGAAGGGCTGGTGCGACCCGCCGTTCGCGATCGATGCGAACGGGCACCGGAAGTACCACGTGGGCTGCCCAGGGCTCTAG
- a CDS encoding SUMF1/EgtB/PvdO family nonheme iron enzyme, translating into MHALLAFLLALGPNADSPWGIEGARRPQKLAPFWAGLPAAELSAPAQGVVALRVPRQGRVRIAGGRFVMGSTPQEMAEAIQLCTRETLANLCNKDNDAWSVGRAIRAEGHAHEVTVGDFDLDVTEVTVERYARCVSAGACAPPSFPLGDPRYDVPTFPVTHVTWDDANDFCRWDGGRLPTEAEWELAARGRVNNTFPWGNVYNPHLSNHGSYADDRTDGRDGFLGLAPVGSFPDGATASGLLDMAGNAAEWVADWYDRDEQQFGYPRAAQTNPKGAPFSVYGHVIRGGSYLDGAFKQRAAWRYAFPFALKDVGFRCAADPATR; encoded by the coding sequence ATGCACGCGCTCCTCGCCTTCCTCCTCGCGCTCGGCCCGAACGCCGACTCGCCCTGGGGAATCGAGGGCGCGCGCCGCCCGCAGAAGCTCGCGCCGTTCTGGGCGGGGCTGCCGGCGGCCGAGCTCTCCGCCCCCGCGCAGGGGGTGGTCGCGCTGCGGGTCCCGCGGCAGGGACGCGTCCGCATCGCCGGCGGCCGCTTCGTCATGGGCTCGACGCCGCAGGAGATGGCGGAGGCGATCCAGCTCTGCACGAGGGAGACGCTCGCCAACCTCTGCAACAAGGACAACGACGCGTGGTCGGTCGGGCGCGCGATCCGCGCGGAGGGCCACGCCCACGAGGTGACGGTCGGCGATTTCGATCTCGACGTCACCGAGGTCACGGTGGAGCGGTACGCGCGCTGCGTGTCGGCGGGGGCGTGCGCGCCGCCGTCGTTCCCGCTCGGCGATCCGCGCTACGACGTCCCCACCTTCCCCGTCACGCACGTCACCTGGGACGACGCGAACGACTTCTGCCGCTGGGACGGCGGGCGCCTCCCGACCGAGGCGGAGTGGGAGCTCGCGGCCCGCGGCCGCGTCAACAACACCTTCCCGTGGGGCAACGTCTACAACCCGCACCTCTCGAACCACGGCTCGTACGCGGACGATCGCACCGACGGGCGCGACGGCTTCCTCGGCCTCGCTCCGGTCGGCTCCTTCCCCGACGGCGCGACCGCGAGCGGCCTCCTCGACATGGCGGGCAACGCGGCGGAGTGGGTCGCCGACTGGTACGACCGCGACGAACAGCAGTTCGGGTACCCGCGCGCGGCGCAGACGAACCCGAAGGGCGCGCCGTTCAGCGTCTACGGCCACGTCATCCGCGGCGGCTCGTACCTCGACGGCGCGTTCAAGCAACGTGCGGCGTGGCGGTACGCCTTCCCGTTCGCGCTGAAGGACGTCGGCTTCCGCTGCGCGGCCGATCCGGCGACGCGCTAA